The Mycobacterium riyadhense sequence GGGATCGCGAAGCACCACCATCGTCACCGCGTAGGCGTCTCGAGTTGTTACCTCAAGGCGTTCACCGTCAGCGATACCGAGCCCGCGGTTGCCGTGCGGCGCCTGGGTACGTCGCGGGCCCCCGTCCTCGCCCGGCCACGGGCTCGGCCAATATCCTGCCAGGGCAGCATCGCGACTGGAGTCGTTGGTAAGCAACTGTTTGCGACTGGCTAGACCTTGGCGAGCAGACCAAGCAGTTCCCCGGCCAGTTGCTCGCCGCGGTCTTCTTGAAGGAAGTGCGCGGCACCCTCGATTCGCACCTGCTCGTGTGCAGAGGGGATTAAGTCGCAAAAAGCCTGCCCCGACCTCGGGTACGGGAAAACCGGGTCACTGTCGGAGAACGCCACCAGTGCTGGTTTGTGCCAGCGCGACAGCTCCTCTCTGACGGCTAGCATCTCCGCCACGCCGGGCGCGTCCTCGCTGATGGGGACCAACAGAGGAAATTGCGCAGCGCCGGCCTTCGACTCAGCGCTCGGGAAGGGCGCGTCATAGGCGGCCACGACGTCTTCGGACAGCTGGCTGGTCGTGGCTCCTTGGATGACGAATCCGACGGGCAGATCCGGGTTCTTCTCCGCGAAGTCGCGCCAGGCCATGAATCCCTTGGACACTCGCCCGATGAACACACCGGTGTTCATAATCATCAGCGCCTCAACCCGATCGGCGTTTTCCACCGCCCAGCGCAGTCCAATCGGGCCGCCCCAGTCTTGGACAACCACAGCCGCGTTGTGCAGGTCGAGAGCGCCCAGCACCTTCGCGACCAACTCGCTGTGGCGATCGTAGGTGTACCAGCGCCGGTCGGTGGGTTTGTCGGAGCGGCCGAAACCCGCGTAGTCGGGAACGATGACCCGGTGCCCTGCCGCGACCAGCGGCACAAGCATCTTGCGATAGAGATAGGCCCACGTCGGCTCGCCGTGAAAACACACCACCGGCGATCCCTCCCGTGGCCCCTCATCCAGGTAGTGCATCCGCAAACCGTCGACTTCCAGGTAGTGCGGTTCGAAGTCGTACCCAGGAAGATGCTCGAAGCGCGAATCGGGTGTTCGAAAAACCTCCGGGGCGCTGGAACTCATTGCTGCCATCTCCAATTCGGTAGGGCCGGCGATGCTGAACACCGTAACGGATTTTTGACCGACCAGTCAACTATCCGATAGACTTCGCGAGTGCCACGAACTTCCGACGCCCGGGATCGCATTTTGTCAACCGCGGCACGACTGTTTCTCGAGCGCAGCTACCACGACGTCGGTGTCGAGGAACTCTGTGCCGCGGCTGACGTTCGCAAAGGCAGCTTCTACCACTACTTCTCGTCGAAAGCTGAACTGGCAAAAGCGGTTATCGATCTGCACACGCAGGCTTTTCAGGCGCGGCTGGCCAGCCAGACCGGCGCCACAGCCGCCGACAAGTTCGCCGCCATTCCAGACGCGATCGGCGCCATCCAGGCAGCGCTGTATGCGCAGTTCGGACGCTTCGTCGGCTGCCCATTCGGCAACCTGGCAGCCGAGCTGTCGACCACCGATGAAGCGGTGCGCATCCACCTCGCCGCGCGGTTGGCCGCATTGGAAGAGCAACTCGCCCAGGTCTGCCGCGACGCCGCCGCTGCCAAGATGTTGCGCGATGACGTCGACCCCGATCGGCTGGCCCACGCGATATTCGCTCATTACCAGGGTCTTATCCTGCTCGCCAAACTGCATGGCTCGAGCGCTGCTGCGCTGGCACCCGCGCTGCACGACTTCGTTGACGGCTACCTAACCGACGCGGTCAGAGCTAGACCTTGACCACAAGCTTGCCCACATTCTTGCCGTCGAACAGCATGTTGATCGCCGTCGGCAGCTGCTCGAAGCCCTCAACGACGGTCTCGAGTGGCGTCAGCTCGCCCTTGGCAATCAAGCCGGCGATCTCGCCGATCGCCTCCGGCGCCCGGCCGAAGTGGTCGAGAACAATGAAGCCCTGCAGCGTCACCCGCTGGATCAGCAAGTTGCCGAAGGCGCGCGGGCCCGGCGGCGGGTCGGCATCGTTGTAGCCCGAGATCAGCCCACACAGCGCGACGCGCGCGCCAGTGTTGAGACGCGCAAAGATCGCGTCCATGATGTCGCCGCCGACATTCTCGAAGTCGACATCGACGCCATCGGGCGTTGCCGCGACGAGCTGGGCGGCCCAATCGTCGGCGCGATGGTCCACCGCCACGTCGAAGCCGAGCTGCTCGGTCAGCAGCGCGCACTTTTCCGGGCCGCCGGCGATCCCGACGACGCGGGCGCCGTCGGCCTTGGCGAGCTGCCCGGCGACCGAGCCGACCGCACCCGCCGCGGCCGAAACGACAACCGTCTCACCCGGCTGCGGCTTGCCTATCTCACGGATCCCGATCCACGCGGTGAGCCCGGTTATCCCGAGTGCACCGAGGTACGCGCTCGGCGAGACGCCCTCGGCTACGTCGATCGGAAACAACGGCATTGTGTCGGAGGCAACCGTGTACTCCTGCCAGCCGACGAGACCCTGAACGATCTGCCCGACAACGTAGTTGGGATTCTTCGACGCCACGACCTTGCCGAGCCCGCCCGCGCGCATCACTTCGCCGATACCGACCGGCGGTAGGTAGGTCGGCGTTTCATTGATCCAGGTGCGGTTGGTCGGATCGAGGGAAATCCAGTCGACGCGGACGAGTGCCTCGCCGTCGCCGATGTCGGGGATCGGTACCTCGCTGAGTTCGAAGGTGTCCAGACCGATGCGTCCGGTTGGGCGTTCCCGGAGCAGGAAGCGGCGGTTTCGATCGGGCATGAGCGCACGGTACCCCACACGGTATTGGCCATGCCCGATCGCGCTTTCGTGCCCGCCAAACTCTACGAAAGTGTTGCAGAATGTGCCGTTCAAGTTCGCGATGCGCCGGGTTGTCCGGCCTGCCTCAGCCAGATCCGCGTCACCCTGGCGGTAGGCCATGGACCGCGGTTGCCCTCCTTTCCCGCTGAACCGGGATTGGTCGAGACGCGCCCAATTCTGCGCTTGTGTCATACACCTCCGACATCGGGATTCCAGCATTGCCGAAATCCCACCTAGAGAAGACGTGAAAGCTGTTGAGCACCAATGAATTTGCGGCCTAACCCGACGAGCCAGCAGCGGTGGATGGAGCTTGATCGGCAGACCTTCCACTAACGAGGGGCCAGCTCGACATTTGTGAATTCTGGGCGCTAAAGCGGCCGGACCCGCCGTCTACGCACATTGAAAGCCCTTCGGGCTCGCGACCGGGGTCCAAGCCCGATACGAACTGCTTTCCCGAACGCGTCGGATTATCGCGGTTATCGAATCCTGAGTAAGCACACACCACGACCGCAGCCCACGGGGCAACGCTAGTGCGCTCCGCCTGCCCGACGCCGACCCCAGCCGCAGGTCAAGGCTCTATCCCAGCACCTGAACCCTGGCTGCTCACCCGGGGCGGGCATTGTCGTACCTCGGATTCATGACTCAGCGCGACGCCAGAGCGGTCATGGCTGTCGTCCCGGTTCCCGTATCAGCCCGATTCCGGAATACCGGGCGCCAACCACACGCGCCCAAGAGCCGCTAACCGGCAGCTACGCCCAGGTGCTCGATGTCGACCGAGTCGGAATTGACACCTCGTTGTTCGATCTGGGCGGTGATTCTCTTTCGGCCTCGCGCATCCACACAGTCGCCACGTAGCGAAATGTCCGTCTCGTCAATATTCGGGGTGGCTGATTCCCAGATCGCGTCCGATGAGCCCGGGGAAGGCCTAATACGACCGCTCGGCACCGGTACTGCCCGTGATTTGCCGTCTATCGGACGTAGGTAAGGATCGGATTTCAAATTCACGGCTAATTCTCATCTTTTGCCACGGTTTGATCACAGGTTTGCTAGGAATCCTGGGTCCGAGGCTAAGTCACATAGTCGTGGATTTGGCATTGCGCATCCGAGAGGAGTTGACAATCGTGGCGAGTGCATCGGGGGCGAAGGTAATCCACCTACAGTCACACCCGGCCTGGGCTGCCGCTCAGCAGCGCGAACGTCAACTTCAGGAAGAGATGCGTCGCCATCCGGCATATCTGGGCCGGCAACGCGCCGCCGCACTGGGGGGCGACCTCGCGATCGGTGCGCGCAACTTCGCGGTGTGCCCCAGCACCGACACTCCAGCCTGACGATTCCTAGATGCATAACTCCTAACACCGCGCCGAGCGTGGACCGGCTGCGCCGAATGTGTACTGGCAGCGAGCACACGTCGTCCGATGCCGCGGTGGTTGCACGCTCGGCGTGTCGACGATCACGTAGTCCAAAGGCCGCGGCGCCGTTGATCGGCAAGGCGATGCCGTACCGGCTTGCGTCAATCTCCCGGTAGTACTACAGTCGTAGTAGCATAAATTCACCGGTTGAGGAATTATGTTCGAAGGGGCTGGTCGGCGATGACTGAGCAATTGACTGCGGTACTGATCGTCGGGGCGGGGCCGACGGGGTTGACGCTGGCGAACGAACTGACCCGGCACGGTGTCGCGGTGCGGATCGTTGATCGTGAACCGGCGCCGCTAACGACGTCCCGTGCTTTGGTAGTACAGCCTCGAACGTTGGAAGTCTTTGACGACATGGGCGTTATCGACGAGGCGCTCGCGGCAGGTAGCCCGGCCACATCCCTGACGATCGCATTCCGGAAGGAGAAGGTGCGGGTTGACCTCGCCGGCGTCCTGACCGGACCCCAGAACTACACCGCCTACCCCGCGCTGCGCACATTGTCGCAGCACGACACCGAGCGGATTCTCACGCAGGCCCTGTCCAAGCGGGGCGTCGAGATTGACCGCGGACGGGCGCTGATCGATCTGACTCAGGACGGCGACACCGTAGCAGCGTCGCTGCGTGGTCAGAATGGATCGATCGAGACCGCGCGATGCCGTTGGATCATCGGCTGCGACGGCGCACACAGTGCGGTCCGCAAAGCGGCTGGCATCGCATTTGCCGGTTCCACCTACCGCGACGACTTCATCATGGCCGATGCCGAACTCGACTGGGAGCTGCCCCACGGCGGCCTATACGGATTTCCCAGCGCGGCCGGCATATTCGCGGCGTTTTCGATGCCAGGCGAGAACCGGTACCGCATCTTCGGCAACGTGCCCCCAGGACCCGACGGGCCCAGCGCCGAGTACAGCGAGCCAACCCACGATGAGTTCCAGGCGATGCTCGACCAGCGAGTGCCGTTCCCTGCCAAGGTGATCAAGGAGCACTGGGTGACCCGCTACCGGGTGCACAGCCGTGTCGTGCCCATTTATCGCCAGGGCAGCGTCTTCTTGGTGGGCGACGCCGCACACGTGCACAGTCCGGTCGGAGCCCAAGGCATGAACACCGGTATCCAAGATGCCTACAACTTGGCGTGGAAACTCGCGCTGGTTGAGCGCGGCATCAGCGACGAATCGCTACTCGACAGCTACGAGGCCGAGCGTCATCTCGTGGGCGTTCAGTTGCTCAAGACGACGGACCGG is a genomic window containing:
- a CDS encoding haloalkane dehalogenase → MSSSAPEVFRTPDSRFEHLPGYDFEPHYLEVDGLRMHYLDEGPREGSPVVCFHGEPTWAYLYRKMLVPLVAAGHRVIVPDYAGFGRSDKPTDRRWYTYDRHSELVAKVLGALDLHNAAVVVQDWGGPIGLRWAVENADRVEALMIMNTGVFIGRVSKGFMAWRDFAEKNPDLPVGFVIQGATTSQLSEDVVAAYDAPFPSAESKAGAAQFPLLVPISEDAPGVAEMLAVREELSRWHKPALVAFSDSDPVFPYPRSGQAFCDLIPSAHEQVRIEGAAHFLQEDRGEQLAGELLGLLAKV
- a CDS encoding TetR/AcrR family transcriptional regulator, whose protein sequence is MPRTSDARDRILSTAARLFLERSYHDVGVEELCAAADVRKGSFYHYFSSKAELAKAVIDLHTQAFQARLASQTGATAADKFAAIPDAIGAIQAALYAQFGRFVGCPFGNLAAELSTTDEAVRIHLAARLAALEEQLAQVCRDAAAAKMLRDDVDPDRLAHAIFAHYQGLILLAKLHGSSAAALAPALHDFVDGYLTDAVRARP
- a CDS encoding NADP-dependent oxidoreductase translates to MPDRNRRFLLRERPTGRIGLDTFELSEVPIPDIGDGEALVRVDWISLDPTNRTWINETPTYLPPVGIGEVMRAGGLGKVVASKNPNYVVGQIVQGLVGWQEYTVASDTMPLFPIDVAEGVSPSAYLGALGITGLTAWIGIREIGKPQPGETVVVSAAAGAVGSVAGQLAKADGARVVGIAGGPEKCALLTEQLGFDVAVDHRADDWAAQLVAATPDGVDVDFENVGGDIMDAIFARLNTGARVALCGLISGYNDADPPPGPRAFGNLLIQRVTLQGFIVLDHFGRAPEAIGEIAGLIAKGELTPLETVVEGFEQLPTAINMLFDGKNVGKLVVKV
- a CDS encoding phosphopantetheine-binding protein, giving the protein MLDVDRVGIDTSLFDLGGDSLSASRIHTVAT
- a CDS encoding FAD-dependent monooxygenase, producing the protein MTEQLTAVLIVGAGPTGLTLANELTRHGVAVRIVDREPAPLTTSRALVVQPRTLEVFDDMGVIDEALAAGSPATSLTIAFRKEKVRVDLAGVLTGPQNYTAYPALRTLSQHDTERILTQALSKRGVEIDRGRALIDLTQDGDTVAASLRGQNGSIETARCRWIIGCDGAHSAVRKAAGIAFAGSTYRDDFIMADAELDWELPHGGLYGFPSAAGIFAAFSMPGENRYRIFGNVPPGPDGPSAEYSEPTHDEFQAMLDQRVPFPAKVIKEHWVTRYRVHSRVVPIYRQGSVFLVGDAAHVHSPVGAQGMNTGIQDAYNLAWKLALVERGISDESLLDSYEAERHLVGVQLLKTTDRLFTALLGNNPLSRIARGWLGPTVAARVLTQRSLRRWFVGTVAQLRLHYPDSPLNAQDGSGWADAPAPGDRAREADVLIDGKPGRLYEVFRGIHHTVLLFTGLDDRARPAVELCRIAEQIERAYPGLVRASVITAERFADHPMALGDPDRSAHRQYGVASPCAFVIRPDAHVGYRGRAVDLDRLLGDLATRLPRGAANSGATTPPSRAAGAGNG